A region of the Mytilus galloprovincialis chromosome 1, xbMytGall1.hap1.1, whole genome shotgun sequence genome:
CAaaaatcaggggcggatccagccattttaaaaagggggggttcccaacccagagtaaaggggggggggggttccagctatatgctcccattcaaatgcattgatcggtcaAAAAAAGAGGGTTCCAACCCCCcagaaccccccctctggatccgcgcctgaaaaATGTATTTAACTTTCCTGAATTGTAAAATTGTCATTCATCCCAGTCTGATCACTTTTAAAATATTCACAATATTTTTtctaaagtttcaaaaataaatatacaaatattctaTATTCGACATAACGACAATCAGAAGAGAATACTGATAAATTATAAAGTAAGAAACAAATtaactgaagattaaaagttatGTCAAAATTAGAATTAAGATccatttaacttttttatataaacatctaTAAATGTAAATTCTtaataaatgatgtaaaaaaatatatttaaattaaccTGCGCCAGTAACAACTACAATGACCATATAATCATCTGGTACTAATTCACTTGGAAGATGGGTCGCTTTACTGGTCAAAAATTTGTAGCCAAATTCACATGGAGGAAATGCGTATAGAACACCAACATCATCTTTGTCCTTTGACTCATATGAAGGAAGGGAGATAACACCTGCTGCCTCTTTCTGTTTTAAGTAACTAACTAAATTTTTTAATGGTCTTTGTTGAACACTCGGGTCTTCATAGTTTTGAAGTGTGCTTGTCATAGCTAGCAAAATACAATGTCCTAATTTTCCAGCACTGGATACACGTTTTCCAACGTCTTCTAATTTAGGCTGGTCAAGTCTTAATCTCTGTTTGACCTTTAACACTGGCGTTTCTGTTGAATTAGGATCTCTCATTAGGGTATCAACAATGGTTACATTTCCACTTACAACATGCATTCTAGCAGGAAAAGCActatttttcaaaatgactgCACCATTCCATGCAACAGGTAAACACTTTGCAAGATCTGGTATTGAAGTTACATTTTCAATACCCATGTCTGAACTGTCTACGGAGTTCTTCCTTTCTTTCCTTGAATCGTCATGAGGATCAATTTCACCAAGTTCTCTTTCTTGTGAAAAAAGTGCTTTTTTTTCTCTTGATCGACCTCTAGATTCAGGGCCCTTACTAAATCTTTGATCAGGTGAAGTTGATATCTTCCTCCTCCTGTACTCGTCTGGAGATAAAGGTCTTTTTCTACCTTCTTCCCAACTACCACTATGTCTAAGTTCAATGTCAGGATTTCTAATATCATTTTCACGCCATTCTTCCCTTGTTCTACTTTCTTTACCTTCACGTCTTGATTCGTCATACAAGGAATTACCATCACGATGAGTGCTGTCTTGATTTTCGGGTATCATGATATGATTTGGATCTGCAAAATCAACCCGAAGACGTTTTTTATTTTCGGTTCCTCCCATTGGAGCACCACGCATTTCTTGACAAGCTGCTTGAGCAGCATCAAGATTATCATATAAAACATAGGCATAGTCTTTACCTCTAGGCCATTCTATTCTATTTATCATCCCAAATCGATCAAATTCTTGTTCAAGTGTTTCATGTGTAATCCATGAACCAAGACCACCAACCCATAAGCAAGTTGTTGCAGTCACTTTACCATAACCAATCTTACACTGAAACCTGCCAATATACTGGCCAGATTGTTCCACTTTGGCTTTGTGAGCACAGTCTAAATTTATGAACTTTATAAAGGCATAAGCATTTCCAGTGCCTCTTTGAGGTCTTTTTATATCGGTATCTTCTATTGTTCCATAtctcccaaacactgtttttaatTCTTGTTCAGAAATATTGTAATCAAGATTGCCTACAAATAATGTCCTTGTTGCATTTTCGTCATCCTCTGGCTGGATATGATCTAGATGATATGGGAATTTGTCATTTCGTTTAGGAGCATTATATGAGTCTCCTTGATTAAAATCTGGGGTTTCCCTTGGAGGCATGTTGCGAGGAGGTCCTTGGTAAAATCCACGACCAGATGGTCTTCTACTGCTAGGATATCCTCTAAAAGATCCCCTCCCTCTATAATTACTGCTACCATAATTGTCATGGCGCTCATAATGAAAATTATCGTTTCCGGGGCTATGGCTTCGTTTCTTTTGATAGACAGCTTCTATTCTTACAGGACGATCAAAGAGAACAagtttggatttcaaatgtttagaTTCACGTGCATCTTCTGGATACCTGAAGTTTATATAAGCTACTCTAATATCACCACTATATGTAACATTAACATTGAATTCTCCAAATTTTTTGAACTCGTGATAGAGGGTCTCTTTCAAGACGGGAACAGGGA
Encoded here:
- the LOC143049991 gene encoding RNA-binding protein spenito-like; translation: MKRSPMRDHSPISKRSRSSYRMSDHDMGRGMSPDMYDRRDPRRDMVMKKSYRNIDHEMDRPRAKYRDDRMDYSPPSRPDTRHQPDFRSICISNISGKIPVPVLKETLYHEFKKFGEFNVNVTYSGDIRVAYINFRYPEDARESKHLKSKLVLFDRPVRIEAVYQKKRSHSPGNDNFHYERHDNYGSSNYRGRGSFRGYPSSRRPSGRGFYQGPPRNMPPRETPDFNQGDSYNAPKRNDKFPYHLDHIQPEDDENATRTLFVGNLDYNISEQELKTVFGRYGTIEDTDIKRPQRGTGNAYAFIKFINLDCAHKAKVEQSGQYIGRFQCKIGYGKVTATTCLWVGGLGSWITHETLEQEFDRFGMINRIEWPRGKDYAYVLYDNLDAAQAACQEMRGAPMGGTENKKRLRVDFADPNHIMIPENQDSTHRDGNSLYDESRREGKESRTREEWRENDIRNPDIELRHSGSWEEGRKRPLSPDEYRRRKISTSPDQRFSKGPESRGRSREKKALFSQERELGEIDPHDDSRKERKNSVDSSDMGIENVTSIPDLAKCLPVAWNGAVILKNSAFPARMHVVSGNVTIVDTLMRDPNSTETPVLKVKQRLRLDQPKLEDVGKRVSSAGKLGHCILLAMTSTLQNYEDPSVQQRPLKNLVSYLKQKEAAGVISLPSYESKDKDDVGVLYAFPPCEFGYKFLTSKATHLPSELVPDDYMVIVVVTGAGSLADV